In Deltaproteobacteria bacterium, one genomic interval encodes:
- a CDS encoding CoA transferase — protein MPEGALAGFRVVEYGDMVSASYASKLIADMGADVIKVEPPGRGDSARQRGPFPGKIPHPEKSGLFLYLNTNKRGVTLNLETPRGQDVFQQLVGKADLFIHNVHPTRMAALGLDFDRLAAKNKELVMTSITPFGLTGPHKDYQAYDLTTWSAGGLTYLNGGGPGTEDLPPLKVFGQQSGFQAGIHAAVAALGALFARLRDGVGQHVDCSTQETLMAISEFAAIMPSYAHQVVVRFTGNKAIRPLDIMECKDGWIYICCVEEHQWKGFVDIMGNPEWADESLFATRLDRAQNWDALELFMAPWVKEQTVEELYRKAQARRIPFAPVSTMGDLFNSEHLQARGFFAEIAHPAVGKLPYPTAPYQFSSTPWTLRRPAPCLGQHNAEVYGELGIDAKQLEQLRKDGVI, from the coding sequence ATGCCGGAGGGCGCTCTTGCTGGCTTCCGGGTCGTTGAATATGGCGACATGGTCTCTGCATCCTATGCGAGCAAACTCATTGCCGATATGGGAGCAGACGTTATTAAAGTTGAACCCCCAGGACGTGGTGACAGCGCGCGCCAACGTGGTCCGTTTCCAGGAAAGATTCCGCATCCAGAGAAGAGCGGGTTGTTCCTGTATCTCAATACAAACAAGCGTGGTGTGACGCTCAATCTCGAAACGCCACGTGGGCAAGATGTCTTTCAACAGCTTGTCGGGAAAGCCGACCTCTTTATTCATAACGTACATCCGACTCGTATGGCTGCGCTTGGTTTGGACTTTGACCGTTTGGCAGCGAAGAACAAAGAGTTAGTGATGACTTCGATCACTCCCTTCGGGCTGACTGGACCGCATAAGGATTACCAGGCGTATGATCTCACTACCTGGAGTGCTGGTGGCCTCACCTATCTTAATGGTGGCGGTCCAGGGACAGAAGATCTTCCTCCTCTCAAAGTGTTTGGCCAGCAGTCGGGATTTCAAGCGGGTATTCATGCCGCGGTTGCTGCCTTGGGGGCGCTCTTTGCTCGGTTGCGTGATGGTGTCGGGCAACATGTTGATTGCTCAACCCAAGAGACGTTGATGGCGATCTCGGAGTTTGCCGCCATCATGCCATCGTATGCCCACCAGGTTGTCGTGCGCTTTACTGGGAACAAAGCCATTCGCCCACTCGACATTATGGAGTGTAAAGACGGGTGGATTTACATCTGCTGTGTTGAAGAACACCAGTGGAAAGGTTTCGTTGATATTATGGGCAATCCAGAGTGGGCCGATGAGTCGTTGTTTGCGACGCGACTTGATCGTGCGCAGAACTGGGATGCGCTTGAGTTGTTCATGGCGCCGTGGGTGAAGGAACAAACAGTTGAAGAACTGTATCGCAAAGCGCAAGCGCGCCGTATTCCTTTCGCGCCAGTGTCGACGATGGGCGATTTGTTCAACTCCGAGCATTTGCAAGCACGCGGCTTCTTTGCCGAAATTGCCCACCCGGCTGTTGGGAAGTTGCCCTATCCGACTGCGCCCTATCAGTTCTCGTCAACGCCGTGGACACTGCGTCGTCCGGCACCCTGCTTAGGGCAGCATAATGCTGAGGTGTATGGAGAACTGGGCATTGATGCGAAGCAATTGGAGCAACTGCGTAAAGATGGAGTTATCTAA
- a CDS encoding CoA transferase yields the protein MNKPPLAGIRVADFCWAWAGPYGALQFAHLGAEVIRIESQTRPCPSRLIPPWADNKQGGFNRSGYFNQYNQGKRSLTLNLKKTEGLDIAKKVVAKSDIVIENFAGGVMDKMGLGYEVLRAVKPDIIMVSLSGYGATGPEKGYVSYGPPQVALSGMSSLTGYKDDQPRQAGFSYGDPNGGIHGTFAVMCALLHRTKTGKGQYIDLSQREACAMLLPEGLMEYAMNKTQPSRNGNRDPYMAPHGVFRCKGQDRWVSIVVGTEDEWQRFCKAIGQAALATDTRFATLAARKENEDVLEQVVTKWTQGLSPDEVTQKLQHAGVAAYPTLDGNDLVANPHVAARDYFVELEHAEVGKRRHLGIPWKMSRTPCEVQRPAPLFGQDTDYVLGEVVGLSKDEITKLRTAEVLV from the coding sequence ATGAACAAACCGCCATTAGCTGGTATTCGCGTTGCCGATTTCTGCTGGGCTTGGGCTGGACCGTACGGGGCCTTACAATTTGCCCACCTCGGAGCAGAAGTCATTCGCATCGAGAGTCAAACACGCCCGTGTCCATCACGGCTCATTCCACCCTGGGCTGACAATAAGCAAGGTGGGTTCAATCGCTCGGGGTATTTCAATCAATACAATCAAGGCAAACGTTCGCTGACGTTGAACCTGAAGAAAACGGAAGGACTCGACATCGCCAAAAAGGTTGTCGCAAAAAGTGATATTGTCATCGAAAATTTTGCCGGTGGGGTAATGGACAAGATGGGATTGGGCTATGAGGTGCTCCGTGCAGTCAAACCCGACATCATCATGGTCTCACTCTCTGGTTATGGCGCGACTGGTCCCGAGAAAGGCTATGTCTCCTATGGTCCGCCACAAGTCGCACTGAGTGGTATGTCATCACTGACTGGCTACAAAGATGACCAACCGCGACAAGCCGGGTTCTCTTATGGTGATCCTAACGGTGGTATCCATGGCACTTTTGCGGTGATGTGTGCGTTGCTCCACCGGACCAAAACCGGCAAAGGGCAGTACATCGATCTGTCACAACGTGAAGCCTGCGCCATGCTCCTTCCCGAAGGGCTCATGGAGTATGCCATGAACAAGACCCAGCCCTCGCGTAATGGGAATCGTGATCCGTATATGGCGCCTCACGGAGTGTTCCGTTGCAAAGGCCAGGATCGCTGGGTCAGCATCGTCGTTGGTACTGAAGATGAGTGGCAGCGGTTCTGCAAAGCGATTGGTCAAGCGGCGTTGGCGACTGACACACGTTTTGCCACACTGGCCGCACGGAAAGAGAATGAAGATGTGTTAGAACAGGTAGTGACGAAATGGACGCAAGGGCTATCGCCAGATGAAGTGACGCAGAAACTGCAACATGCCGGTGTAGCCGCGTATCCAACGCTCGACGGCAACGATCTCGTAGCGAATCCGCATGTTGCTGCCCGCGACTATTTTGTCGAACTTGAGCATGCAGAAGTGGGAAAGCGGCGACACTTAGGAATTCCTTGGAAGATGTCACGCACTCCGTGTGAAGTCCAACGCCCTGCGCCACTGTTCGGACAAGATACGGACTACGTGCTCGGTGAAGTTGTCGGCCTGAGTAAAGATGAGATTACCAAGCTGCGAACCGCGGAAGTCCTCGTCTAG
- a CDS encoding TIR domain-containing protein, translating to MGNHIFICYAREDKEFVLKLADRLKSLGVPVWLDTKIKPSEDWQLAIDKAIDNCAHFLIVLSPDAVSSRDVRGELRRALNKDKSVTPALYRECDIPTPLLPVQYADFTSGNPAEVSAIQHLIEFLGGQAENSEPQPVEFRHSRAGGNPGENHDVADPVSEQPSVKAAEVKTNSEESPAIIVPSPFPIPLPLSEITNSIGMEFILIPAGEFFMGSENGGDDEKPVRKVIISESFYLGKYPVTQAQWEAVMGNNPSHFKGDASRPVERVSWDDAQAFLQKLSTREGGKSYRLSTEAEWEYACRAGSTGDYCFGDDATKLKEYAWYDKNSGGTTHPVGQLQPNAWGLYDIHGNVSEWVQDRYSEGYYKQRSNLDRDPQGPNTGSLRVLRGGACFYDLRLVRCAFRLGDLPYLASGSSGMRVVVLPS from the coding sequence GTGGGGAATCACATTTTTATCTGTTATGCACGAGAAGACAAGGAATTTGTCCTTAAGCTCGCGGATCGCTTGAAGAGTCTTGGAGTGCCGGTTTGGCTCGACACCAAGATCAAGCCGAGTGAAGACTGGCAGTTAGCAATCGATAAGGCGATTGATAATTGCGCCCATTTTTTGATCGTCTTGTCTCCCGATGCTGTGAGTTCACGAGATGTGCGAGGAGAACTACGTCGGGCACTGAATAAGGACAAGTCAGTTACGCCTGCACTCTATCGTGAGTGCGATATTCCTACACCACTTCTGCCAGTCCAGTATGCGGATTTCACCTCGGGGAATCCGGCTGAGGTCAGTGCCATACAACACTTGATCGAATTCTTAGGGGGTCAAGCAGAAAATTCTGAGCCGCAACCTGTCGAGTTTCGTCATTCCCGCGCAGGCGGGAATCCGGGGGAGAATCACGACGTAGCTGATCCTGTTTCCGAACAGCCGAGTGTGAAGGCGGCTGAAGTGAAAACAAATAGTGAAGAAAGCCCTGCGATTATCGTTCCATCTCCCTTTCCAATACCTCTACCTCTTTCCGAAATCACCAACAGCATCGGTATGGAGTTTATTCTCATTCCTGCCGGAGAATTTTTCATGGGTTCGGAGAATGGTGGAGATGATGAGAAGCCCGTTCGCAAAGTGATCATTTCCGAGTCGTTCTATCTGGGTAAATACCCGGTGACACAAGCGCAGTGGGAAGCGGTGATGGGGAACAATCCTAGTCACTTCAAGGGAGATGCGAGTCGACCGGTCGAACGTGTTTCATGGGACGACGCGCAAGCGTTTCTGCAAAAACTGAGCACTCGTGAAGGAGGGAAATCGTATCGCTTGTCGACTGAGGCAGAGTGGGAATATGCCTGTCGCGCAGGTTCGACCGGGGACTATTGTTTTGGAGATGATGCAACAAAGCTGAAAGAGTATGCCTGGTACGATAAGAACTCTGGTGGGACGACGCATCCAGTTGGGCAATTGCAGCCAAATGCCTGGGGTCTCTACGATATACATGGGAATGTGTCGGAGTGGGTGCAGGATCGGTATTCAGAGGGCTATTACAAGCAGAGATCGAATCTTGACCGAGATCCTCAAGGCCCCAATACAGGAAGTCTCCGTGTGCTGCGGGGCGGTGCGTGCTTCTACGATCTGAGGCTCGTACGCTGTGCCTTTCGCCTCGGGGACCTCCCGTACCTTGCCTCCGGCAGCAGCGGCATGCGGGTAGTGGTGCTCCCGTCCTAA
- a CDS encoding Uma2 family endonuclease: MPQTPVVYEGTEPVKLNVRGVIVSDEQFELLCQENRELRLELTARKELIIMPPTGSKTGWRNSNINTDLVVWARKDGTGLVFDSSTLFTLPNGAKRSPDASWVKRERWEALTEAQQDGFAPLCPDFVIELRSPSDRLPDVQEKMQEYIENGARLGWLIDPLEQRVHIYRPGQPVEVLDNPPTVGGDPVLPGFALNVRELW; encoded by the coding sequence ATGCCCCAGACGCCTGTGGTTTATGAAGGTACTGAGCCCGTGAAGTTGAACGTGCGAGGTGTGATTGTCAGCGATGAGCAATTTGAACTGCTCTGTCAAGAAAATCGCGAGCTGCGACTCGAACTCACCGCCCGTAAGGAGTTGATCATTATGCCACCGACTGGATCAAAAACTGGCTGGCGAAACAGCAACATCAATACCGACCTCGTAGTCTGGGCCAGGAAGGATGGAACTGGTCTTGTCTTCGACTCCTCGACACTCTTCACATTACCCAATGGCGCAAAACGGTCACCCGATGCGTCATGGGTGAAACGTGAACGTTGGGAAGCGTTGACCGAGGCACAGCAAGACGGATTTGCGCCGCTGTGCCCTGACTTTGTTATCGAGTTACGTTCACCCTCCGACCGCTTGCCCGATGTGCAAGAGAAGATGCAGGAGTACATCGAGAACGGCGCACGTCTCGGGTGGTTGATTGATCCGCTCGAACAACGTGTGCATATCTATCGCCCTGGTCAGCCCGTAGAGGTGCTCGACAATCCTCCCACTGTCGGTGGTGACCCTGTGTTACCAGGTTTCGCATTGAATGTTCGCGAGTTGTGGTAA